CATTGGAAGCAAGTCGACATAGATGAGATCGCAGCGATTCCGCACATACATCTCGTGAACCTTGCTGCAAATCGCCCGGTAATACTCCGGGAATCGGAAGCGGGTTTCAAAACTAGCGGCCAAATGCAGCCTGTGCCACTGTTGGCCCCACCAAGTCATGGCCGGAGGATCAGCCAATACCTCAATCGCTGAAAACACCTTGGCTGCCGTTGGATCGTTCAGAAAAGACTGATGTCGCTCGCCGGAAGAACAATAGGTAAGTAGATACAACTCATGCTGCCGAGAGAGCTCCCGGCAGAGATTGAAGAGACGCGGAGACCCGGGCATCTTCGACGTCGCGGGAATATCTGGAGCCAGTACTAGTATTTTCATCGCAAACTACTTGCCGAACAACGCGCCGCCCTCGCCTCATTACCAGCAAATACCATCATAGGACGCGGTTAGACCTTCCCGGCCTTCAATCCGAGCCAAATCGATAATGAGCTGGTCCTGGCGCATGCGTTTCAACGCTGGCAGAAACTCGGCCGAGGCATATCCGACGACAACGACTTGGGCTGCATCCACGAGATCTTCCGCCCGCTCGACCAACAAAGAAGAAAGATGTGGAATGTGCTCTTCAATGAACCGCTTATTCGCGCCGATCAAACGACTGGTCGCGACATTCTTATCGTAGATTTTTACCTGAAAGCCTTTTCCAAGAAGCGTCTCGATAACCTCAACCAATGGACTTTCTCGAAGATCGTCGGTATCCGGCTTAAATGTCATGCCGAGAAATCCGACTTTCCTCTTTCCCAGACCCACGATTCGCTGAATAACACCTTTAATATGGACCCCATTGCTCTGAAGAATCGCGTTCAACACCGGCACCTCAACATCCGTCCGTTTTGCCTGATAAGAGAGGGCGCGAAGATCCTTGGGAAGGCAGGATCCTCCAAATGCAAAACCAGGCTTCAAATACACTTTTGACAAATTCAACTTTGTATCTTGGCAAAAGATGTCCATAACGGCATGACTGTCGATACCAAGCCGCTTGCAGATATTTCCAATCTCGTTCGCAAACGTCACTTTCAAAGCATGAAACGCATTGTCGGAATACTTCACCATCTCCGCAGCGCGAATCGATGTCCGAATCGTCGGCGCGACGATGCCGGCATAGATTTCTTCCACCACATCCCCCTCGCCGGCTTGCCGCTCACCAATCACGATCTTCGGAGGATGATAATAATCTTTCACCGAAGTGCCTTCTCGAAGAAACTCAGGATTGTAACAGACAAATAATCCGTCCCCGACCGTCTTTCCTGAATGCTTTTCAAGGATCGGAATAGCCACGTCCTCCGTTGTTCCCGGCAACGTCGTACTGCGGAACACCACGGTGTGCGGAGTCTTTTTATCGCGCAGAGCCACGCCGATATCTTCACACACCCGCTTCATATGGGTCAGATCAAGACTGCCATTGGCTTGACTCGGCGTCCCCACACAAATAAATGAGACATCCGTGTTCTGAATTCCTTCGGCTGACGACACCGTGGCTTTTAACAGCCCTTGCTTCTGAGCCTTGGCAATGAACTCAGAGATATCAGGCTCGACGATCGGAGCGGCTCCTGAATTAATCGAGGCCACCTTGTCGGCATTGACGTCGACACCCCAGACCGTGTGCCCACTGGAAGCCAAACAGCCTGCCGAAACCGTCCCCACATAGCCCAGACCGAAGACACTGATTTTCTTCGCCATCACTCTCTCCTCACTCTAGACTCACTCATTCGTTTCTCTACGCCGACAGGGTGCGATCAGATCACCTGACGGAAGTATTCGATCGTCTTTCGCAAACCGTCCTCCAGCTCAACCTTCGGTTCCCATCTGAGAAATTCCTTAGCGCGACGGATGTCCGGCCGACGCACTTTCGGATCATCCACAGGTAAGGGTCTATGCTCGATCTGGCTCTTCGACTCCGTAAGCTTAAGTACCAACTCAGCAATCTGCTTGACGGTCAACTCCCGTGGATTGCCGATATTCACAGGGTCGTGCATCGTTTCCTTCAGAGGCTGGTCTGACTTGGTCAGAAAGCTTGATCGGTCCGTCCGTTCAGCCACAGACTTGTCCGAATCGATGAGTAGGAGCTCCGTAATGCCACGCACAAGATCATCGACATAGCAGAAGCTTCGCGTCTGGTTTCCGTCACCAAAAATGGTCAACGCTTTCCCTTGGAGCGCTTGCACGACGAAATTCGAAACGACCCGGCCATCGTGCGGCCGCATCCGCGGACCATAGGTATTGAAGATACGTACAATCCTGGTATCCACACCATGGTAACGGTGGTAGGCCATCGTCATGGCTTCGGCAAAGCGCTTTGCTTCATCATACACACCGCGCGCGCCGATCGGATTTACATTCCCCCAGTAGGACTCCGGCTGCGGATTAAGCAAGGGATCGCCATAGACCTCAGAGGTACTGGCTAAGAGCAGACGAGCTCCCTTGGCTTTAGCCAAACCCAATGCCTTGTGGGTACCCAGAGCTCCCACTTTGAGCGTAGCAATAGGCATCTCAAGATAGTCTTGCGGACTCGCCGGAGAAGCGAAGTGCAGGATAGCGTCTAATTTACCGTCTATGTGGATATAGTCACAAATGTTGTACTTAATGAAACTGAACTTTGGGTTCCCCATTAAATGAGAGATATTTTCGACACGACCGGTAATCAAGTTGTCCATGGCCACAACTTCATGACCTTTGCCGATCAGCAAATCGCTTAAGTGGCTTCCCAGAAATCCCGCTCCGCCCGTAATCAGTATGCGCATACAGCTACACTCCTTCTTCTGGAAGCGTCTTCAGTTATGTTCGATAAGCAGCCACGATAGGCTCAATCACAGAGATCGCTAGCTTGTGAACAATCTACACGCGTGGCAGCGGATGCACCATTCTATTCTGCATTTTCGAAAGCCAGCCCGATTCTCGCAACCCTATTTGCGGATAGCCTTTACTGAGGTGCTCCCCGGGACAGAGCCAAGGGATTTGGAAGCCGCCGTTTTTAACTTGCTTCTAACAGACCTGGCATAAAAAGTCCGGCTGGAGTCTCGGGCTGAAGGGATACGCCAATACTCGCCCCGCACAATCCCTCTAGTCGAGTTCGAACTCATTCTTCCAATCAGAATCCCCTTCGAGCGGTTTCTGATCCGTCTTGTACAGCACACAGTTCTCCAGCACGAGCACATCCATCTCTGTTCGCATAAAACAGCGATACGCATCTTCAGGAGTATGGACAATCGGCTCACCTCGAACATTGAATGAGGTATTCACCAGCACGGCATAGCCGGTTTGCGCTTCAAAGGCTTTCAGCAGACTATGATAGCGAGGGTTGGTCTCCTCATGGACCGTTTGGACTCTCGCCGAATAATCCAGGTGCGTAACCGAGGGAATGTCTGAGCGCTGAACGTTCAAGAGATCGATACCCCATAAATCTTTTTGCGCGATCGTCTTGGGACAACGCCGTTTTTCGTTAACCGGGGCCACAATGAGCATGTAGGGACTATCAGAGTGCAAGTCAAAGTAGTCCGCAACCCGCTCCCGAAGCACTGAAGGAGCGAAGGGTCGAAACGACTCGCGGTACTTGATCTTCAGGTTCATCACTGACTGCATCTTGGTACTGCGGGCATCTCCTAGGATACTCCGCCCACCGAGGGATCGCGGACCGAACTCCATACGGCCTTGCAGCCATCCCACAACCTTTTCTGCCGCAAGATCTTTTGCCACCTGCTCGGCCAGCGCTGCATCATCAAGCCGGATATACGGCGCGTCTTTCGCCCGTAAAAACTCCTCAATCTCGGCATTGGTGAATGCTGGGCCTAGATAGGTCCCCTTCATCTTATCGCGCTTGCCGTCTGAAACCCGGGGCTTGCCCTCAAACTGGTGCCACACAGATAAGGCCGCGCCGAGCGCGCCTCCTGCATCACCGGCCGCTGGCTGAATCCAGAGTCCTTTGTGCGGCCCTTCTCGCAAGATTCGGCCGTTTCCCACACAGTTGAGCGCAACCCCTCCGGCAAGGCACAAGTTTTCCACACCCGTCTCTCGATGAAGCGTCCGGGCCAATCGGAGCATGACCTCTTCCGTCACCTCTTGGACAGATCGCGCCAAATCCATCTCACGTTGCCCCAACTTGGCTTCAGGCGTGCGCGGAGGACCACCGAACACATGGTCGAACTTCCGGCTCGTCATCGTCAGCCCAGTACAGTAGTTGAAATACTCCATGTTCAACCGAAACGTCCCGTCGGGCTTCACATCGATCAAATGCTCATAGATAGCCTTCACATACTTCGGCTCGCCATACGGGGCAAGCCCCATCACTTTATACTCACCCGAATTGACCTTGAATCCGGTGTAATAGGTGAACGCGGAGTACAACAGACCTAAGGAATGCGGGAACGGAATCTCCCACAAAGGCGTAAGGGTGTTCCCTTGACCTTGCCAGGCAGATGTC
This window of the Nitrospira lenta genome carries:
- a CDS encoding nucleotide sugar dehydrogenase, with the protein product MAKKISVFGLGYVGTVSAGCLASSGHTVWGVDVNADKVASINSGAAPIVEPDISEFIAKAQKQGLLKATVSSAEGIQNTDVSFICVGTPSQANGSLDLTHMKRVCEDIGVALRDKKTPHTVVFRSTTLPGTTEDVAIPILEKHSGKTVGDGLFVCYNPEFLREGTSVKDYYHPPKIVIGERQAGEGDVVEEIYAGIVAPTIRTSIRAAEMVKYSDNAFHALKVTFANEIGNICKRLGIDSHAVMDIFCQDTKLNLSKVYLKPGFAFGGSCLPKDLRALSYQAKRTDVEVPVLNAILQSNGVHIKGVIQRIVGLGKRKVGFLGMTFKPDTDDLRESPLVEVIETLLGKGFQVKIYDKNVATSRLIGANKRFIEEHIPHLSSLLVERAEDLVDAAQVVVVGYASAEFLPALKRMRQDQLIIDLARIEGREGLTASYDGICW
- a CDS encoding carbamoyltransferase family protein — encoded protein: MACILGVSAYYHDSAACLVRDGEIVAAAQEERFTRKKHDPGFPHRAIDYCLREGGIRFGDITHLVFYDKPLVKFERLLETYLAFAPAGLQSFLAAMPVWMKEKLLLKTLLRDEFLKHGEGMAKSDLPQLLFSEHHESHAASAFFASPYDSAVVLCMDGVGEWATTSAWQGQGNTLTPLWEIPFPHSLGLLYSAFTYYTGFKVNSGEYKVMGLAPYGEPKYVKAIYEHLIDVKPDGTFRLNMEYFNYCTGLTMTSRKFDHVFGGPPRTPEAKLGQREMDLARSVQEVTEEVMLRLARTLHRETGVENLCLAGGVALNCVGNGRILREGPHKGLWIQPAAGDAGGALGAALSVWHQFEGKPRVSDGKRDKMKGTYLGPAFTNAEIEEFLRAKDAPYIRLDDAALAEQVAKDLAAEKVVGWLQGRMEFGPRSLGGRSILGDARSTKMQSVMNLKIKYRESFRPFAPSVLRERVADYFDLHSDSPYMLIVAPVNEKRRCPKTIAQKDLWGIDLLNVQRSDIPSVTHLDYSARVQTVHEETNPRYHSLLKAFEAQTGYAVLVNTSFNVRGEPIVHTPEDAYRCFMRTEMDVLVLENCVLYKTDQKPLEGDSDWKNEFELD
- a CDS encoding UDP-glucuronic acid decarboxylase family protein; amino-acid sequence: MRILITGGAGFLGSHLSDLLIGKGHEVVAMDNLITGRVENISHLMGNPKFSFIKYNICDYIHIDGKLDAILHFASPASPQDYLEMPIATLKVGALGTHKALGLAKAKGARLLLASTSEVYGDPLLNPQPESYWGNVNPIGARGVYDEAKRFAEAMTMAYHRYHGVDTRIVRIFNTYGPRMRPHDGRVVSNFVVQALQGKALTIFGDGNQTRSFCYVDDLVRGITELLLIDSDKSVAERTDRSSFLTKSDQPLKETMHDPVNIGNPRELTVKQIAELVLKLTESKSQIEHRPLPVDDPKVRRPDIRRAKEFLRWEPKVELEDGLRKTIEYFRQVI